CTATTGCAGGACAGATTATTGCTCAAAAGTGCCCATTTAAAAACATCAAGAAATTCTCACTCTTTTGTTATCTTTCGAGCAAGGTGACATCacaataaaaactttcaaaattaaacttttcttctgtgttaaaagtgaaatttattaCAATACAGTAAGTGCAGGTGTCATTAAAAATGCtgcttaaaattataaagtatctaaataatttttctagtatttaatataaatattggaaataacTTTGATAATTTGATATGTACACAGAACATCGGAAACAGAAAATCATGTACAAGGCcaaaaataatgcatattaacCCTTTAGGTATCACTTTTATCTTCTGGTCCCAGCATCATACTAGCATACACAGGGTATGCTAAGTACTCAGGTCATCAGATCACAAAGGTCAAGGTTTAAGTGTTACGAATGTATTTCAGTCATCACACTTTAACAATGTTTAAAAACCACTGGTTGTATTCAGATCAAGTGATTCTATTTCCCCTATTTTCCTTTGTCAATAGGTCTTAGACACAAAGATGAGCTAGAAAAACTGTGATTACAGGATCCAACATGACATGTAGTGCCAATGATTCACTTAAAAGGTGGCATAAAGTTATATACGAAAGGCTCACAGGACATGAAAGACAATAAATGTATCAACATGTAAATAAAACTAAGCAGTTCACCTTCTGCTTGCTTCCTCAGCTCTTACATCTCTTTAGGAAGGAGAAGCCAGAGCAAATCAGATTATAAAGGGACAGTCAGAAGTATTAACTGTCTACCCTTCCCCACTCCTGCTGAAGCAGGAACTGGCTCCAGCCCAGTCTCCCTCCCGACATCCCGTGCAGCTCTTCCCGCAGCACTGTGGAAACAGCCACTGCCTTTCAGACCATACCCAAGGGGACACCTATTCCCTCCTGAGGACACtttgggttggggtggggggaacgCGGCatgctttgttttggttttgtaacttatttttattatatattgacaaattatagttgtatatatttataaagtacaaagtagtgttatgattttttaatacaatgtgaaatgattaaattaagctaattattaataacagaaacatcacctcaaatatttaacattttttgtgatgagaacactggaaatttactctcttagcaatatGAAAAATGTACAGTACTCAATTATTACCTATACTCAGCATGCTGTGCGattgatcttaaaaaaaaaatttattcctcctatctaactgaggCTTGGCATCCTTTGACTATCATCTCCCCATTCCGAGAAGAGTTTTCACAGATTTGAGGAACAGACCCTATATTACAGGTTTGAACACTTCACAACACCAAGAGTCTGAACCCATCCTCAACATGAGGGCAGGTGAGACATTTTTTACAAATGAGCAGGCAacacccagagaggttaagtggttCAGCCAGGGGGCAGACAAGGAAGCTAGGTGTAACATTTCTTCCTCTATGACAACTCTTCTTAAACCTTAATGTGCGTACGATTTGCTTGGATCTCATCAAAATGTACTGGAATGGGGGTAAGGAGGGGGTTCTGATTCTGCATTTCTCATAAGCTCCCAGGAAATGTCAATGCTCTTGGTCTGTGGGCCACACTTGGAGAAGCAAGGGTCTGCAACACAAAGAGGGAGCCACCTCTGCCTGTCTGGGCCATGAGAGACCTGCTTCAGGGCCACCTGCCTCCCACAGCACATCCCCAGGCAAAAGGTTTAGACCCACTGCATATGTGAGCAGCTGTCTATAAGACACTGCTAACATATTTTCTGAGAGCACCATGATTATATGAACAGCAAACAAGTAACATAATCTAAACTTGCGAGGTCTATTTGCTGAGAAAAAAAACTAATCTTTTACTCAAGAAGTATTCCTTAAAGTGAACATGATATAAAGGTATAAAAAACCCAGCATATTAAATTTCATAGTAAAAtgccacatgtgcacacatataccTAGAATATAAATGCCAAGAAATTCAATGCATTCTGTCATAATAAAGTGCTACCACCGGTCCCAGCTAAAATCATCTTCTCTTCCAAATACAAGGAAAAAACCTTGAATTGTAAGGAAAATGACTGCATTGCCTGCCAGCACAAGGCCACAGGCTCCCCATTTGATCTGAAACACAAGAAAAGAAGGATTAAATCCTTACTTCCTTCATAGTGTACTCTGCAAAACTGTTATTTTCTGCATTAGAAACATCCAGTGAAATATTACACAAAGCTGCTAAAAGGCTTAATAATGTAACAGGCAGAAACAGTAAACTGTTCAGTAATTAGACTAATTACTTCTGCAATGCTTGTTAATTAAGTCTGGTATCATCCTTAACATTTTCCCTATTAGTCATATTTCTCTACTGGTTTTTAATTGATGATGATTACCTTAAGTAAAATACAAGTAGTAAGATTATAAAAAGCCCCATTACAATATTGGGTACTGAAAGTTCTGCACATATCGACTTCTTTCATAGAAAATAGGAACTGGAGAGTTATggattcatttgtttcttttctaggCAAGAAAAGACTTTAAATAATAATCTGCACACAAATGAAAGCAGCTTTCCAGCTTGGGAGATGGTTTTACAGAGGCACAGTTGGGGGTGAGAGTACCCTCTAGTGGgcactttttgttttaatttaaccAACAGAAATATCAATGAAAATTTCTTCACAAAATGATAGCAGTATCAAAAGGgggggaaaatataaatatttacagcaGCACTTAAGAAATGCTAGTCTAAGTCACAAGAAGACTAAAGTCATGACAATCTTGCATTCAAAAACCTTCAATGCTTCCTTATTAGATAAAGTTCCAACTGGCATGCTGTTCAGACCCTTGCTAATCAGGCTTCATGTTTACTCATGAAGTATTCCTTAAAGCGAACATGATATAAAGGTAGGGAAAAAAAGCCAGCATATTAAATTTCATAGTAAAATGCCACATGTGCATACATATACCTAGAATATGAATTCTAAGAAATTCAATGCATTCTGTCAGAATAAAATGCTACCACCAGTCCCAGCTAAAATCATCTTCTCTTCCAAATACAAGGAGAAAACCTTGAATTGTAAGGAAATACAATAGTTATACATACAACCTTTCTAGCCTTAATCTCAACTACTTTCTTTTTGCTCCATCATACTCGACTGTCCTTTATTCTACATAGTGCACTTTCACATTTGGGTATCATTCCATATAATAGCCTTTCCTACTTTAATCCAACTACTTATCCTTGGAGGCCTTATATCAAGTGCCAGTcagaatttctctcttcttggtgATGGGACTCTGATCATGATTCAATTATCAAACATAGTACACTTATAGTAAACTTACCCATCAATCTAGTTTCTGTGTTCTTTAGGAGCAGAGACAGTATCTGGCTCTTATTTGTGGTGTTTTACAAATAGCAGACGGTCCAGAGAtacttactgaatgaataaacaagacTTGGGCATATCTGATATTCAATGCCCCAAATAAgagtttcataaaattaaaatagaatgtagttggagagattaaaaacaaatagtaGGAATGACAGCAAACATCAAAGAACTGAATAAATTACACCCACAATGTGTTttggagacaaaaacaaaatttctatatTGGATGCAAAGATGtcttatttattgtattttctagTTGCTACGTAGTTGTCCCTCAATATATAACTATTGTATATTGAGAATTGAGTCAATGATCCCATTTGCAGGACAAGATTTTGATATGATCTTCATTTTGTAACTAGAAAAGTATTGCTACTATAGTCCCCATGTAATGCCGTAAGATTTAAGAGGCAGGGATTTACTTAAGAACAATTCCAGAGAACAGCTTAAAGtagaaaaagcaagaaatggTATGCTtgtaagagaaacaaagaaagcatTCTGAAAACATGGCTGAGATACTGATAGTTGATCTAaagtggaggaagagagaaacgAAAACTACATCTAGCTTGGAGTATAAACTctaagcaatgaaaatgaaattgaggTTCCAGACACAGGCCTTTCAAGTAAACTCagcaaaacaatagaaaacaaaacttaCCACAGCCACACGAGCAAGAATAACAGGAAATCCAAAGGCAGAAACAACAATTCCAGTAGTGAAGAAATATGCCAGTTCCCGACAGGCACTACTGGCTGCATCAGAGTCATATGTGACTCTTTTGGCAATGAAATGGGGAATGGGGGAGACGGCGTGGAAAATCAGGACGAACAAGGGCCAGTAAACGCTGTCAGTTGGACCCAGACAAGACCCAAAAAGAGAAGTTACATTTTAAAcagttacattttaaatgaaagacaTACTACTGTTCTAAAATCATTGTTATATAAATGTCTAGGTCAAAAAATTAATCAATTGTGACTATTAGAACATAAGATGATTTCTACCAGGAATAGATAAGtagtgataatttaaaaattattaatactagttCATTAATACGTAGGTAGCTTATATTGTAAGAAACAACCATCCAATGTATAATCTAGaaacttcattgttttctgtattactGAATTGCAAtttgttttaaagacagaattttaaCTTAGTAATCTCTGCTTTCCCTACAGAACACAGTACAGTGGTTTGCAACATGCTAATTCAATAAAGATCTTTTTAGTGCATGCATGCCTGATACCTTTCAAGgcttagaataaaacccaaattccTTCCCCCAGCCTACAAAGCCTTATATGATCAGATATTGTCTACTTCTTCCATTCATTTTGTACCACCTTCCCTTCATTTGCTTAATCTGTAGCCACATCAgccttttttctgttccttgacCACTCTGGGCTCATAGCTGCTGTGgggcctttgcactagctgtcccctctgcttggaatgctcttcccctgaTCTTCTCGTTTGTTAGCTTCTTCCTATCGTGTGATCTAAACTGACAGATTCCCTCCTAGAAGTGGCTTTCCCTTACCAACCACTCTAATATACCCCAGGTCACCCTCGAACCCTCTTTTAACTTTATGTACAGTACTTATTCCCATCTcatattttcttgttattgagaACAGAGATCTGATTAGTCAATTACCACTTATCTCCAGGGCCTCGAAAGAATGAGGTGCTACATtgatgcttgttgaatgaatgaaataataagtGGATTGTAAGTATGAAGACATGAAAATAAGTATGCTCACTGGTAAAAACTTTAAATGCACCCTAATGTTTATTATAACAGATCATAATAATACTctaatgcaaaaacaaaacaaaacaaaactgctttCTTTCCAAATTTCAATGATTTGCCTTTATAAAAAATTGCCACCTGGTTTCCAATGGTGTACTTACAGAAGTACTtcaaaaagaatctttttttttctccatcagTTACACATTTATTAGGCTTCATTTATTAAGCAAAAAATATAGTCTCTACTCATTTTTATGTACATCACAATAATTCATGTCACCCAATACTGCGATAACAGATCCACACAGATAGCTGGCATCTACAAGCAGGACTTGGGGTAAAGCCAAACTAATGAAAGCTTTCCATTTCAGACACAGATGTAGTAACCAAAAAGCAAGAAGGGAAAGTATCCTTCATCAAGAGGACTCAGGATGGAAACACTGAGTTTAAAGTCCTAATTTTAAACTAGAGggattataatattaatatgtttcaaGAATCACCAAACAATACTGTTGGAGGAGCCCTTAGAGCTTCTCTAGTTCAAAGCCCTTCTTTTACCAGGAGGAAAGGAGATTCGGAGAAAGGAAGAGGCCTGGAATAGACCCTGCTGTCACCTGACATGCCCATAGCCAAGAGTTCTTAATTCTTCCTGGAATACAGTGACAGTTTTCTGAAAAACAATCTAAGGGACTCCATGTTTCCATTCAGAGTAAGCAACtgaaatttttctgaaaaacaatctAAGGGACCCCATGTTTCCATTCAGAGTAAGCAACtgaaatattactgaatatatactattcaataaatatgtaggccaggggttggcaaactttttctgaaaagagccaaaaagtaaatatttaggaTTTGCAAGCCATAAAGTTTTTGTTTCAACTACTTAACTCTGCCTTTTTAGtgcaaaagcaaagataattcataaacaaattagcatggctgtgttccaataaaactttcattacaaaaacaggcagcaggccatATGTGGCCTATGGGCCAGTTTGCTGACTTCTGATGTAGATGATAATCCTGGGTCACTatcataaagatataaaattaatttctttgtgttagcaGTAATGGGTCATGTTCTTACCTTATAGAGATACAATGTATAACAGATTATTAAAACAACTGGATTTAGAGTTGGTTGCAGAATAACGGAAAAACCTTTGGTCAAGAGATTCAGAATACAATCTCCACTTCCATCTCTGCCACTTATTGCAGTGCAACCTGGGTAAGTCTCTACCTACTCTAGGCTTTGGTTTCCCAGCtagaaatgaggataatagtaacTTACATCCCTAAGGctagaataaaagtaataactgTGAAGGTTCTGAACAGATATAAGTTATTGCTTATGTATGGATCCCTGTTGTGTTTAAACAATGGCTAAGATAGTTGGCCAGGACTGGGATGGTAGAGGTGAACTCATCAATGTCATAACAACTTGTTCCAGGTGCTCTCAGTTAATCACATCCTCTTCTATCCATTTGCTCAAGCCAATCACCTGGGAGACATCCACGAACTCTCCCCGCTTGTTGTTGAACTCTGACATCAATTCACAAAACCTGTTGGCTCTGCCGCCTGGAttgctctccttttcttttcattcccacTGTCACAGCCCTACATTTTGCTTGATTTATGACTACAGTCCCTTACTATTCTTCCTGACTACAGTCTCAGAACTTCCCTATCTTGTCTCACATTTGGCCAGAATGACTTTTTAACACAACCCTCTCCCCCTAAACTGTTCTTAAGCTATCTTTCCAGCTCCTGTTGCCTGAGTAGACAATCTAACGTCCTCTGCATGACGTACAGAGCCCTAAGGGATGACTCTATGTTCTGGACCAGCCCTTCTTTTGCCACTCCCAACTACAGTTCATGCTCTACCATAATGAACCATGAGTGGTTTCCTGAAACGTCTATATGCTTTCATGTGTGTGGGCCTTAGCAAATCCCTTTCCTGCTGCCTAAAGTCCTCCTTCCTCAGAGGTCCGTATGGCTGGCTTCCTGATTTTCTTGACATTTCTGCTCACATGTCAcccctcagagaggccttctcttACCACCCTCTTCCCGGCCTCTGGACCCTTTATCTATCTTTCATGACACTTCTACCTCTGACAGAATGCACATTGTTGTTCTCTGTTTATTGTCTGGCTCCCCCACTGAAATAACAGACTCTGAGAAAGCAggatctttgttttcttatttcttaattcCCACTTCCCATACAAGGGCTGGCACAGGTAAGCACTCAACTGACAGCCGTTGAATAGAAAACTTATTgaatgttccctctgcctggaatgccctccccTGACTCCTAAGCCTAAGAAACTCTTATTTATCCACCAAGTCTTGGCTCAAATACAACCTCTGCAATGCAGCACTCCCTTACTGTCCCACTGAAACCCAGGTGCACGTCCTCTGCACTCCCAGAGTGCCTGCAGGCAACTCCACTGCGCTGCCATCTTACTGATTGGACTGTCTGCCTGTCTCTC
Above is a window of Lemur catta isolate mLemCat1 chromosome 3, mLemCat1.pri, whole genome shotgun sequence DNA encoding:
- the LEPROT gene encoding leptin receptor gene-related protein encodes the protein MAGVKALVALSFSGAIGLTFLMLGCALEDYGVYWPLFVLIFHAVSPIPHFIAKRVTYDSDAASSACRELAYFFTTGIVVSAFGFPVILARVAVIKWGACGLVLAGNAVIFLTIQGFFLVFGREDDFSWDRW